One region of Peribacillus simplex genomic DNA includes:
- a CDS encoding dihydroorotase, giving the protein MKTVIKNGVLLDNQNSFKKADIELEGKVITKIGENLSTENCKVVDAEGLLITSGFIDLHVHLREPGGEHKETIASGTLAAARGGFTTVAAMPNTRPVPDTVENLEALNRKIEETAHVRVLPYASITIREAGKELTDFSSLKQTGAFAFTDDGVGIQEAGMMFEAMKRAAAQDMAIVAHCEDNSLINKGSVHEGRFSKEQGINGIPSVCEAVHIARDILLAEAANCHYHVCHISTKESVRTVRDAKRAGIRVTAEVTPHHLLLCEDDIPGLDTNYKMNPPLRGREDRDALIEGLLDGTIDFIATDHAPHAAEEKAQGMQLAPFGIVGLETAFPLLYTELVKKGVLTLKQLVDFLTVKPAESFSLPYGELKEGATADIVLIDLETEKGINNEEFASKGKNTPFNEKKCYGWPVMTIAEGKTVWEKGRVQG; this is encoded by the coding sequence ATGAAAACTGTAATCAAAAATGGAGTATTGCTAGATAATCAAAATTCATTCAAAAAAGCGGACATTGAATTAGAAGGAAAGGTCATCACAAAAATCGGCGAGAACTTATCAACGGAAAATTGTAAGGTTGTTGACGCTGAAGGGTTACTTATTACATCAGGGTTTATTGACCTGCATGTCCATTTGCGCGAACCGGGCGGTGAACATAAGGAAACAATCGCAAGTGGAACGCTTGCAGCGGCAAGAGGCGGTTTCACTACGGTAGCGGCAATGCCTAATACAAGGCCAGTTCCTGATACAGTGGAAAATCTTGAAGCTCTTAACCGAAAAATTGAAGAAACGGCGCATGTCAGGGTCCTCCCTTATGCATCCATAACGATTAGGGAAGCCGGCAAGGAGTTGACCGACTTTTCTTCATTAAAACAAACGGGTGCTTTCGCCTTTACGGACGATGGCGTAGGAATTCAAGAAGCCGGGATGATGTTTGAAGCGATGAAACGGGCAGCCGCACAGGATATGGCCATAGTCGCTCATTGTGAAGATAATAGCTTGATCAATAAAGGCTCCGTCCATGAAGGAAGATTCTCAAAGGAACAGGGGATCAATGGAATTCCGTCAGTATGTGAAGCTGTACATATTGCCCGGGATATCCTCCTTGCGGAAGCGGCAAACTGTCATTATCACGTTTGCCATATATCCACGAAGGAATCGGTTAGAACGGTGAGGGATGCCAAACGTGCAGGTATTCGTGTCACAGCCGAAGTTACACCGCATCATTTATTATTGTGTGAAGATGATATACCGGGACTTGATACGAATTATAAAATGAACCCGCCATTAAGGGGTCGTGAAGATCGGGACGCGCTGATAGAAGGACTGCTTGACGGAACCATCGATTTTATAGCAACAGACCATGCACCGCATGCGGCTGAGGAAAAAGCGCAGGGAATGCAGCTAGCTCCTTTCGGAATAGTGGGATTGGAAACGGCCTTCCCGTTGCTTTACACCGAATTGGTTAAAAAGGGCGTCCTAACATTAAAGCAATTGGTCGATTTCCTGACGGTCAAACCAGCTGAAAGTTTCTCGCTTCCTTATGGAGAGCTAAAGGAAGGTGCTACAGCCGATATCGTGCTCATCGATTTGGAAACGGAAAAAGGAATTAATAATGAAGAGTTTGCTTCAAAAGGAAAAAATACACCTTTTAATGAAAAGAAATGTTATGGCTGGCCAGTCATGACGATTGCAGAAGGAAAAACAGTTTGGGAAAAAGGACGTGTTCAAGGATGA
- a CDS encoding aspartate carbamoyltransferase catalytic subunit, with the protein MKMLFTMNELTITDIEKILHEAEGFANGSGWNPKQQTTVANLFFEPSTRTKSSFEMAERKLGLEVIPFDAGTSSVLKGETLYDTVKTFEAIGVNALIIRHEQDNYFDELKEKIGIPIINAGDGCGNHPTQSLLDLLTIKQEFKSFEGLKIAIIGDVRHSRVAKSNAEALTRLGANVVFSGPPGWFDRTNSLGRYEDIDQAMATSDVVMLLRIQHERHIEKYDQANGDYLENFGLTKQREKNMKPGAIIMHPAPINRGVEIDSELVECSRSRIFKQMENGVFIRMAVLKNVLEQSEGGINHENCNQKWSIAR; encoded by the coding sequence ATGAAAATGTTATTTACGATGAATGAATTGACTATAACTGACATTGAAAAAATATTACATGAGGCTGAAGGATTTGCCAACGGATCTGGCTGGAATCCAAAACAGCAGACCACAGTTGCCAATCTGTTCTTTGAACCAAGCACACGAACAAAATCAAGCTTTGAAATGGCTGAAAGAAAACTGGGTCTTGAGGTCATTCCTTTTGATGCGGGTACATCATCCGTGTTAAAAGGGGAAACCTTATATGACACTGTTAAAACGTTCGAAGCAATAGGCGTCAATGCCTTGATCATCCGTCATGAGCAGGATAATTATTTTGACGAGTTGAAAGAGAAAATCGGTATTCCGATAATCAATGCAGGGGATGGATGCGGAAATCATCCAACCCAGTCATTACTTGACTTATTGACGATAAAACAAGAGTTTAAAAGTTTCGAGGGTCTGAAGATTGCGATAATCGGGGATGTGAGGCATAGTCGGGTTGCAAAATCGAATGCAGAAGCATTGACTCGTTTAGGAGCGAATGTCGTATTTTCAGGTCCGCCTGGATGGTTTGACAGAACCAACAGTTTAGGAAGATATGAAGACATCGATCAAGCGATGGCGACATCGGATGTAGTCATGCTGCTTAGAATCCAGCATGAAAGGCATATCGAAAAATACGACCAGGCAAATGGAGATTATCTGGAGAATTTTGGTCTGACCAAACAACGTGAAAAAAATATGAAACCGGGTGCGATCATCATGCATCCTGCACCAATAAACCGTGGTGTTGAAATAGACAGTGAATTAGTCGAATGCAGCCGCTCAAGAATTTTTAAACAAATGGAAAATGGCGTGTTCATAAGAATGGCCGTATTGAAAAATGTGCTTGAACAATCCGAAGGGGGAATCAACCATGAAAACTGTAATCAAAAATGGAGTATTGCTAGATAA
- a CDS encoding solute carrier family 23 protein produces the protein MEETKRDIVLDVEDVPKAGQWITLSIQHLFAMFGATVLVPFLVGLSPAVALVSSGLGTLSYLLITKGQIPAYLGSSFAFITPIIAAKALGGPEAAMIGCFSAGFIYGIVALIIQKVGLRWLMNLLPPVVVGPVIIVIGLSLAGTAVDMAMYDPQKNYSVTYIIIALITLAVTIICNVFFKGFINLIPILMGIIVGYSCSAVAGIIDYEPIKSAQWWEMPKFMFPYITYTPTFSWEVIAIMVPVAVVTLSEHIGHQMVLSKVVGRNFLEKPGLHRSILGDGAGIMIGSLIGGPPLTSYGENIGVLTMTKAFSVYIIGGAALTAIIFGFNGKISAVISSIPTAVMGGISILLFGIIASSGLRMLIDNKVDFDKKRNLMIASVILVLGIGGAFVQLSKTVSLSGMALSAIVGILLNLILPDREKISGDIFEK, from the coding sequence ATGGAAGAAACAAAAAGGGACATCGTACTGGATGTCGAGGACGTGCCAAAGGCTGGCCAGTGGATAACGTTAAGCATCCAGCATCTGTTCGCCATGTTCGGAGCAACGGTACTGGTTCCATTCTTGGTTGGGTTAAGCCCGGCGGTAGCACTGGTTTCAAGCGGATTAGGAACACTTTCATACTTATTGATTACCAAAGGTCAGATTCCTGCATATCTCGGTTCATCTTTTGCCTTCATTACGCCAATCATTGCGGCAAAGGCTTTAGGAGGACCGGAAGCGGCCATGATCGGCTGTTTTTCAGCAGGGTTCATATATGGGATAGTAGCTTTGATTATCCAAAAAGTAGGATTGCGCTGGCTAATGAATTTGCTTCCTCCGGTTGTGGTTGGCCCAGTTATCATTGTAATCGGGTTAAGCCTCGCTGGAACGGCCGTGGACATGGCGATGTATGATCCGCAAAAAAATTACAGTGTCACTTATATTATAATAGCGCTAATAACTTTAGCGGTAACCATCATCTGCAACGTGTTCTTTAAGGGGTTCATTAACTTGATTCCTATATTAATGGGAATAATAGTTGGCTACAGCTGTTCAGCAGTTGCGGGAATTATAGATTATGAACCAATTAAATCTGCACAATGGTGGGAAATGCCGAAATTCATGTTTCCTTATATAACCTATACACCGACCTTCTCATGGGAAGTCATTGCGATCATGGTCCCTGTGGCCGTCGTCACTTTATCAGAACATATCGGGCACCAGATGGTACTGAGCAAAGTAGTCGGAAGGAATTTTTTGGAAAAGCCTGGTTTGCATCGCTCGATTTTAGGAGATGGGGCAGGAATCATGATTGGTTCCTTAATCGGTGGGCCACCGCTCACATCATACGGTGAAAATATTGGGGTCCTGACCATGACAAAGGCATTTAGTGTTTATATCATCGGGGGGGCAGCGTTAACTGCAATCATCTTTGGCTTTAACGGTAAGATTTCAGCAGTCATCAGCTCGATACCTACAGCAGTGATGGGCGGCATTTCCATCTTACTCTTCGGAATCATCGCATCAAGTGGCTTAAGGATGCTGATTGATAATAAGGTTGATTTTGACAAGAAAAGAAACCTGATGATAGCTTCAGTCATACTGGTGTTAGGAATCGGAGGCGCGTTTGTACAACTATCGAAAACAGTATCGCTTTCCGGCATGGCACTTTCAGCCATCGTCGGGATCCTTCTTAACTTGATTCTTCCGGACCGGGAAAAAATATCCGGAGACATCTTTGAAAAATAA